In one Aeromicrobium wangtongii genomic region, the following are encoded:
- a CDS encoding pyridoxal phosphate-dependent aminotransferase — MKTSSSRIAGLGTTIFAEMSQLALRHDAVNLGQGFPDTDGPGEVIERAVDALRTGRNQYAPGIGVPELRAAIAAHQQRFYGLVVDPDTEVAVATGATEAIASALLGLIDPGDEVIALEPYYDSYVAMLQMTGAVRRPVTLRAPHFRLPIDELRAAVSPRTTAILLNSPHNPTGTVLRREELDAIAAIAIEHDLVVISDEVYEHLTFDGLPHIPIASLPGMAERTLTISSGGKSFSFTGWKIGWATGPAPLVRAMTGAKQFLTYTSGSPLQPAIAHALEADDSYFADFTARLQSQRDRLCDGLAEIGFDVLVPEGTYFATTDIRPLGFDDGLEFCRMLPGRAGVVAIPHQVFHDPSSHGRADDPGRPLVRWAFCKRPEVIAEALQRLQAVRS, encoded by the coding sequence GCCTCGGGACGACGATCTTCGCCGAGATGAGCCAGCTGGCCCTTCGCCACGACGCGGTCAACCTCGGCCAGGGCTTCCCCGACACCGACGGGCCCGGCGAGGTGATCGAGCGCGCCGTCGACGCCCTGCGCACCGGACGCAACCAGTACGCGCCGGGCATCGGCGTGCCGGAGCTGCGCGCCGCGATCGCCGCCCACCAGCAGCGGTTCTACGGTCTCGTCGTCGACCCGGACACCGAGGTGGCGGTCGCCACTGGCGCGACCGAGGCGATCGCATCGGCGCTGCTGGGCCTGATCGACCCCGGCGACGAGGTCATCGCCCTCGAGCCGTACTACGACTCGTACGTCGCGATGCTGCAGATGACCGGTGCGGTGCGGCGTCCGGTCACGCTGCGGGCTCCGCACTTCCGGCTGCCGATCGACGAGCTGCGGGCCGCGGTGTCGCCGCGCACGACCGCGATCCTGCTCAACTCCCCGCACAACCCGACCGGGACGGTGCTGCGCCGCGAGGAGCTCGACGCGATCGCCGCCATCGCGATCGAGCACGACCTCGTCGTCATCAGCGACGAGGTCTACGAGCACCTGACGTTCGACGGGCTCCCCCACATCCCGATCGCGTCCCTGCCCGGCATGGCCGAGCGGACCCTGACGATCTCCAGCGGCGGCAAGAGCTTCTCGTTCACCGGATGGAAGATCGGCTGGGCCACCGGGCCGGCACCGCTGGTGCGCGCCATGACCGGCGCGAAGCAGTTCCTCACCTACACCTCCGGGTCTCCGCTGCAGCCGGCCATCGCGCACGCCCTGGAGGCGGACGACTCGTACTTCGCCGACTTCACCGCCCGCCTGCAGTCGCAACGCGACCGGCTGTGCGACGGTCTGGCCGAGATCGGGTTCGACGTCCTCGTCCCGGAGGGGACGTACTTCGCCACGACCGACATCCGTCCGCTCGGCTTCGACGACGGTCTGGAGTTCTGCCGCATGCTGCCCGGCCGCGCGGGCGTCGTCGCCATCCCCCACCAGGTCTTCCACGACCCGTCGTCGCACGGGCGAGCCGATGACCCGGGGCGCCCGCTCGTGCGCTGGGCGTTCTGCAAGCGGCCGGAGGTCATCGCAGAGGCACTGCAACGTCTGCAGGCCGTGCGGTCGTGA